Proteins from a genomic interval of Oncorhynchus mykiss isolate Arlee chromosome 21, USDA_OmykA_1.1, whole genome shotgun sequence:
- the akap14 gene encoding A-kinase anchor protein 14: protein MDERPSSNLSLRASEIVKNVLENARGALGHQQEVEDSTEYEFRNIEWITCKDFTIELGKVRIEEYIHTWEVHTSWLFSLVFLEETDHEFHKQYHYRAQWSIPTRRTPIPKATASVYFVIVISKIKPQTLPVEVYFLVESNRLTHRPGKTRFREKWLKDVIESKTLLQNTVDF from the coding sequence ATGGACGAGAGGCCTTCATCAAACCTAAGCTTGAGAGCATCTGAAATCGTGAAAAATGTACTGGAGAACGCACGCGGTGCCCTCGGCCACCAGCAAGAGGTGGAAGACTCCACCGAATACGAGTTTAGAAACATCGAATGGATCACTTGCAAGGACTTTACAATTGAACTGGGGAAAGTGCGAATCGAGGAGTACATCCACACATGGGAGGTGCACACCAGCTGGCTTTTTAGCCTAGTATTCCTCGAGGAGACGGATCATGAGTTTCACAAACAGTACCACTACCGGGCACAATGGAGCATCCCCACCCGACGCACACCAATCCCCAAGGCGACTGCCAGTGTCTACTTTGTCATTGTGATTTCCAAGATCAAACCTCAGACTTTGCCCGTGGAGGTGTACTTTCTAGTGGAGTCGAACAGGCTGACACACAGGCCAGGGAAAACGAGGTTCAGGGAGAAGTGGTTGAAAGACGTCATCGAGAGCAAAACGTTGCTCCAGAATACTGTCGACTTTTAG
- the LOC110500987 gene encoding arg8-vasotocin receptor-like produces the protein MSLQLNYSGNGSSEREDAGGTDETGEHDFALIKAGVLGLIFVLATCGNLCLLHALWRKRKMNTRTQLFLLHLCFADLVVAFFQVLPQFCMEITHRFRGSDFVCRSVKYLQVVGMFASTYMIVAMTIDRYHAVCKPMVSFLKGSFKRYVAIGAAWLVSLAFSTPQLFIFSLQELEDNLYDCWATFIEPWGSKIYISWITLSVFVLPVIILLYCQIKICTGIYFNMKRKALQASTSDRRTGTKGVSSAMLKTVKMTFVIIMVYSICWSPFFVVQLWSAWSPSTAPTNGPLFVIIMLLASLNSCTNPWIYLYYS, from the coding sequence ATGAGTTTACAACTCAATTATAGTGGCAATGGCAGTTCGGAGCGGGAGGACGCGGGAGGAACTGATGAGACAGGTGAACACGACTTTGCGCTTATAAAAGCTGGGGTTTTGGGATTGATTTTTGTCTTAGCCACATGTGGGAATTTGTGCCTTCTGCATGCACTTTGGAGGAAGCGCAAGATGAATACAAGGACCCAACTGTTCCTTCTGCACCTGTGTTTTGCGGACCTAGTGGTCGCTTTCTTCCAAGTCCTACCGCAGTTCTGCATGGAGATTACGCACCGGTTCCGGGGCTCAGATTTCGTCTGTAGGTCGGTGAAATATCTTCAGGTGGTTGGGATGTTCGCCTCCACATACATGATAGTGGCCATGACCATAGATCGGTACCATGCGGTCTGCAAACCCATGGTGTCGTTCTTGAAGGGTTCTTTTAAGAGGTACGTCGCCATAGGCGCAGCGTGGCTGGTCTCTCTGGCTTTCAGCACTCCGCAACTCTTCATCTTCTCTCTCCAAGAACTAGAGGACAACCTGTATGATTGTTGGGCGACATTTATCGAACCTTGGGGTTCTAAAATATACATCAGCTGGATTACTTTATCAGTGTTTGTTCTCCCGGTTATCATCTTGCTGTACTGCCAGATTAAAATATGCACGGGGATATACTTTAACATGAAGAGAAAGGCGCTCCAGGCTTCCACGAGCGACAGGCGCACGGGCACCAAAGGGGTCTCGAGCGCGATGTTGAAGACGGTCAAAATGACATTCGTCATCATTATGGTCTACTCGATATGCTGGAGCCCCTTCTTTGTGGTCCAGTTGTGGTCTGCATGGAGTCCCAGTACAGCGCCCACAAATG